The Citrifermentans bemidjiense Bem genome window below encodes:
- a CDS encoding sodium-dependent transporter: METAKAVKARDSFTTGLGVIAATLGSAVGLGNIWKFPALTGLNGGAAFIIVYLLSTLMAGLPVMIAELMLGRRSKSDALTTFRVLHPKRETWSLIGAAGVLSAFLILAFYTEVAGWVFAYIFKAASGSILSADPKVTSAAFEKLIADPVQSVFWQCAVIVFVGAIIVMGVAKGIEKTTKRLMPVLFLILVMIGVRSLMLPGAAQGLDFLFRPDFSKVTGAVVLTAMGLAFFKLSVGMGTMITYGSYFRDDQNVPMTALRVMLADLTVSILAGIAIFPAVFTFGFKPEAGPSLLFITIPAVFSQMPFGNVFVVLFFVLGAIAATGAMLSIMEVPVAYLHQRFGVSRFKATAATGILLALIGSTAALSNSVLANFKLFGMTMFDLYDFLTSNLLMPVGGLFICIFVGWVWGEQKVRGALSNDGRLQNSAVISIFFFLVKYVAPITIGVILLRGLKII, encoded by the coding sequence ATGGAAACAGCCAAGGCAGTAAAGGCACGCGACAGTTTCACCACGGGTTTGGGCGTCATCGCCGCTACTCTCGGCTCCGCGGTGGGGCTGGGCAATATCTGGAAATTCCCGGCGCTGACCGGGCTTAACGGCGGGGCGGCTTTCATCATCGTCTACCTCCTCTCGACGCTTATGGCCGGACTCCCGGTGATGATCGCGGAACTGATGCTCGGACGCCGCTCGAAGTCCGACGCACTGACCACGTTCCGGGTGCTGCACCCCAAACGCGAAACCTGGTCGCTGATCGGCGCGGCAGGGGTTCTTTCTGCCTTTCTCATCCTTGCCTTTTACACGGAGGTTGCGGGGTGGGTCTTCGCCTATATCTTCAAGGCGGCGTCGGGGAGCATCCTCTCGGCCGATCCCAAGGTCACTTCGGCCGCCTTCGAAAAACTGATCGCTGACCCGGTGCAGTCGGTCTTCTGGCAGTGCGCGGTCATCGTCTTCGTCGGCGCCATCATCGTCATGGGGGTTGCCAAGGGAATCGAGAAGACCACCAAACGGCTGATGCCGGTCCTGTTCCTGATCCTGGTCATGATCGGCGTGCGCAGCCTGATGCTCCCGGGCGCGGCCCAAGGGCTCGATTTCCTTTTCCGCCCCGACTTTTCCAAGGTCACCGGCGCCGTGGTGCTCACCGCGATGGGGCTTGCCTTCTTCAAGCTCTCGGTCGGGATGGGGACCATGATCACCTACGGGAGCTACTTCAGGGACGACCAGAACGTTCCCATGACCGCTCTGCGCGTGATGCTTGCCGACCTCACCGTTTCCATCCTGGCTGGGATCGCCATCTTCCCTGCTGTGTTCACCTTCGGGTTCAAGCCTGAGGCCGGGCCGTCGCTTCTCTTCATCACCATCCCGGCGGTGTTCTCCCAGATGCCTTTCGGGAACGTCTTCGTGGTCCTCTTCTTCGTCCTCGGGGCCATCGCCGCGACCGGCGCCATGCTCTCCATCATGGAGGTGCCGGTCGCCTATCTGCACCAGCGCTTCGGCGTGAGCCGCTTCAAGGCCACGGCTGCCACCGGCATCCTGCTGGCTTTGATCGGGTCTACTGCCGCACTCTCCAACAGCGTCCTCGCAAACTTCAAGCTGTTCGGCATGACCATGTTCGACCTGTACGACTTCCTTACCTCCAACCTGCTGATGCCGGTAGGGGGGCTCTTCATCTGCATCTTCGTTGGGTGGGTGTGGGGGGAGCAGAAGGTGAGGGGGGCATTGTCCAATGACGGCAGGCTGCAAAACAGCGCCGTAATAAGCATCTTCTTCTTCCTGGTGAAGTATGTGGCGCCCATCACCATCGGCGTCATCCTGCTGCGCGGATTGAAGATCATATAG
- the rarD gene encoding EamA family transporter RarD: protein MTKPADTSELAATEARRLGVIYGLAAYLCWGFFPLYFKSVKVVPPLEMVSHRIVWSLAFLLLLITWKKAWRSMLELLTLPKSLAVLFATTLLIATNWLVFIYAISVGEVLQSSLGYFINPLVSVLLGFLFLRERLERPQWISLALAVAGVLYLAIEYGSMPWIALALALSFGLYGLIRKALHVEPLVGLTVETLLLAPFALYYLVHLNQTGAGVFLTHSTRLDLLIPMSGIVTAIPLLLFAAAAKKLRLATIGFLQYITPTMHFLLAITIFGETFTHTHLVSFLFIWSGLALYSWHAYRFVTRQQVR, encoded by the coding sequence ATGACCAAACCTGCCGACACTTCCGAACTGGCTGCGACCGAGGCGCGGCGCCTAGGCGTCATCTACGGCCTTGCCGCATACCTTTGCTGGGGCTTTTTCCCGCTCTACTTCAAATCGGTCAAGGTCGTGCCGCCGCTTGAGATGGTGTCGCACCGGATAGTCTGGTCGCTTGCTTTCCTGCTTTTGCTCATCACCTGGAAAAAGGCGTGGCGGAGCATGCTGGAGCTCCTTACGCTTCCCAAATCGTTGGCGGTGCTCTTTGCTACCACCTTGCTCATAGCCACCAACTGGTTGGTCTTCATCTACGCCATCAGCGTGGGGGAGGTGCTGCAGTCGAGCCTTGGCTATTTCATCAACCCGCTGGTGAGCGTGCTGCTGGGGTTTTTGTTCCTGCGCGAGAGGCTGGAGCGTCCGCAATGGATCAGCTTGGCGCTCGCCGTTGCCGGCGTCCTTTACCTGGCCATCGAGTACGGCAGCATGCCCTGGATCGCCCTGGCGCTGGCGCTTTCTTTCGGGCTTTACGGCCTGATCCGCAAGGCGCTTCATGTGGAGCCTTTGGTCGGGCTCACCGTCGAGACGCTCTTGCTCGCACCTTTCGCGCTGTACTACCTGGTTCACCTGAACCAAACCGGCGCCGGGGTTTTCCTGACCCATTCCACCCGTCTGGACCTGCTCATTCCCATGTCCGGTATCGTCACCGCCATACCGCTTCTGCTCTTTGCCGCCGCTGCCAAGAAACTGCGGCTGGCTACTATCGGGTTTTTGCAGTACATCACCCCCACCATGCACTTCCTCCTCGCCATCACCATCTTCGGCGAGACCTTTACCCATACGCACCTGGTGAGCTTCCTCTTCATCTGGAGCGGCCTGGCCCTGTACTCGTGGCACGCCTATCGCTTCGTCACGCGGCAGCAGGTGCGGTAA
- a CDS encoding response regulator, with protein sequence MDSSPQFKRILIVEDDESHAELIRRGFSEASDHYRLTVATSMQEALARVQSNNFDIVLTDYLLPDGKGVDLVLKSGQTTPVVIMTSHGNEQLAVDAMKAGALDYVVKMPEVFEAMPRIIERALREWDLMLEHKHAVDALLLQTRQLEHEVAERQIAQEALQAQAVLLQNEIAERRQAQETQRLSEEKFSKAFDNAPMIMTITMRENGTLLDVNNRFLEVSGWCREDVIGKTTREVGWINNDDRAILFETLNREGHVSGLALSLHPRGGRTIKAELYIETITVDGSERLLGIAIDVTERHKLEEQLRHSQKLEAVGLLAGGVAHDFNNILTVIGGYCEMLKLDLAPGHPLRDKVLQISAASERASNLTRSLLAFSRKGEVKAVPTDLNLLLRGVEKFLQRIIGEDITLSTKVPERAIWAVVDSGQIDQVLMNLAANARDAMPKGGSLFVELERQEIDAGFVQAHGFGTPGSYALLTVSDTGQGMDEETRNRIFDPFFTTKVSGKGTGLGLAIVYGIVIQHKGFVNVYSEPGVGSTFRIYLPVVEPQQLAGTEAVTVEAEVRGCETILVAEDDLYVLDLVTNVLVQYGYSIIHAANGEEAVQKFQENDQIALVLMDIIMPVMNGKEAAEKIRRLRPEARILFTSGYTAEIIKSRCELEESAELIMKPVKPALLLKKVREMLDRPPRISGRGGKA encoded by the coding sequence ATGGACTCTTCACCCCAGTTCAAACGAATTCTTATCGTGGAAGATGACGAGTCTCACGCGGAACTGATTAGGAGAGGTTTCAGCGAGGCCTCGGACCACTATCGTCTGACCGTCGCCACCAGTATGCAGGAAGCGCTCGCCAGGGTGCAGAGCAATAATTTCGACATAGTGCTCACCGATTACCTCCTTCCCGATGGCAAAGGCGTGGACCTGGTGCTGAAAAGCGGGCAGACCACGCCGGTAGTGATCATGACCTCGCACGGCAACGAACAACTCGCAGTCGACGCCATGAAGGCCGGCGCGCTCGATTACGTGGTCAAAATGCCTGAGGTATTCGAGGCAATGCCGCGCATCATAGAACGCGCCTTGCGCGAATGGGACTTGATGCTCGAACACAAGCACGCCGTGGACGCGCTCCTGTTGCAGACCCGTCAACTTGAACATGAGGTGGCCGAGCGGCAGATCGCCCAGGAGGCGCTGCAGGCGCAAGCGGTGCTTTTGCAAAACGAGATCGCGGAGCGCCGGCAGGCCCAGGAGACTCAGCGGCTTTCGGAGGAAAAATTCTCGAAGGCCTTCGACAACGCTCCCATGATCATGACCATCACGATGCGGGAAAACGGCACCCTCCTCGACGTCAACAACAGGTTCCTGGAAGTTTCCGGCTGGTGCCGGGAAGATGTCATCGGCAAGACCACCAGAGAGGTCGGCTGGATCAACAACGACGACCGGGCAATTCTGTTCGAGACCCTCAATCGGGAAGGGCATGTCTCGGGGTTGGCATTGAGCCTCCACCCAAGGGGCGGGCGGACCATCAAGGCCGAACTCTACATAGAGACCATCACCGTGGACGGCAGCGAACGCCTTTTGGGGATCGCCATCGACGTCACGGAACGGCACAAGCTCGAGGAACAGTTGCGCCACTCCCAGAAGCTGGAAGCGGTCGGCCTTTTGGCCGGCGGAGTGGCTCACGACTTCAACAATATCCTCACCGTGATCGGCGGGTACTGCGAGATGCTCAAACTCGATCTCGCGCCCGGCCATCCCCTGCGCGACAAGGTGCTGCAGATATCCGCCGCCTCCGAGCGCGCCTCCAACCTGACCCGCAGCCTGCTTGCTTTCAGCCGCAAGGGGGAGGTGAAGGCGGTTCCGACCGACCTGAACCTGCTGTTGCGAGGGGTGGAGAAGTTCCTGCAGCGCATTATCGGCGAGGACATCACCCTTTCCACCAAGGTCCCCGAGAGAGCCATCTGGGCGGTGGTCGATTCGGGGCAGATCGACCAGGTGCTGATGAATCTCGCGGCCAACGCGAGGGACGCCATGCCCAAGGGGGGGAGCCTGTTCGTGGAGTTGGAGCGCCAGGAGATCGACGCCGGTTTCGTGCAAGCCCACGGCTTCGGGACTCCCGGCAGCTATGCCCTGCTTACCGTTTCCGATACCGGCCAGGGGATGGACGAGGAGACTAGGAACAGGATCTTCGATCCGTTTTTCACCACCAAGGTGTCGGGAAAGGGGACAGGGCTCGGCCTCGCTATCGTCTACGGCATCGTTATCCAGCACAAGGGGTTCGTCAACGTCTACAGCGAGCCCGGTGTGGGCAGCACCTTCCGCATCTATCTCCCGGTGGTGGAGCCGCAGCAGCTCGCCGGCACCGAGGCCGTCACCGTCGAGGCTGAGGTGCGCGGCTGCGAGACCATCTTGGTTGCCGAGGACGATCTGTACGTCCTGGACCTGGTGACGAACGTCCTCGTGCAGTACGGCTACAGCATCATCCATGCTGCCAACGGGGAGGAAGCCGTGCAGAAGTTCCAGGAGAACGACCAGATAGCGCTGGTGCTGATGGACATCATCATGCCGGTCATGAACGGCAAGGAGGCCGCCGAAAAGATCCGGCGGCTGCGGCCCGAGGCCAGGATTCTTTTCACCAGCGGCTACACGGCGGAGATAATCAAGAGCAGATGCGAGTTGGAGGAGAGTGCGGAATTGATCATGAAGCCGGTCAAGCCTGCCCTCTTGCTCAAGAAGGTGCGGGAGATGCTGGACCGGCCCCCGCGGATATCAGGCAGGGGAGGGAAAGCATGA